DNA from Tachysurus fulvidraco isolate hzauxx_2018 chromosome 16, HZAU_PFXX_2.0, whole genome shotgun sequence:
aaaaaactggTGTTTCCACAGAAAGTCCAAGAACAACTCAAGGGAGGCTCGCCAGTCCAAACCCTCCTCAAAACCACTGGAAGGCCGGGACGAATCCAGAACACATGCCTTCGAACATcagaacaagaaaacaaaaacaaaacaaaacaaaaaaaacaaaaacctgacCTTGAATAAACAAGGTCATGAAAACATCATGAATATCTTACTGTAACAACATTCAATAAAGTTATCCCTATTCATCACTCAACTTCACAGAACTTGAGTATTCGGAGTATGTACATGTGTCTTTccaaataaagaatattttctGTATATGCAATGTCTGTGACAATTTTTTCCAACATagcatattaattattatatggCTAACAATTTCTCATGACATACTTGAGCACACAATCAGCTGTTATGTACCAAATACagtatttcacttttttatacatacatatatatatataattatcaaGGCAAATTGACACCAAGGAGCTCGTTAACTTATAGAAATTTCCAGAAACGGTGCAGCTACAGCACATCCGATTTAATCCTTTTCTTTAACATCAATCCGTCGATAAAGCACATCAAAaaggttatttctttatttctgttttccgGAGTTTTAGCAAACACCGCAGTCGTCTGCATCTATGCACGCTAACGAGGGCTGCCTCTAACTCCACAAGCAAACCTCATGCAAAACCGGAAACCAATTTCTCCACTCCGCTACATTCTGCGCTCTCATTGGCTCATGCTCGGGTTAAAAAACCACTCGCGATTGGTCACATTGATAATCaagtagatatatatatttatataaaataaatattatctcTGTAATTACACTTATTTTAAGTAGTTTCCAAtcgttttatttatacatctgtatgttattatattaataacattatttatatgtcACTCTGGTAACTTGGGTTACACAGTTGtggatgaagcaggtggagctGGGGGGTTGATTGATGAAGAGaagatgttgtggagcttacAAGGATCTTGTGCAGAAGCTTCGAGCTTTaaccttgtagaaggaagtcttggaaGGAGTTACTGTACGTCTGAAGAGAACTTGGCCAGAAGTGTACGGTAATAggcaagatctgcatcaagttgtgatttcttccactttctctctgctgaTGTTAGTTCTGTTTGATTACTGCACAACACATCAGAAGgtcaaggagcagaacaagaaggaTTCTTGGGTTAGTGGATGGTCCATGGTTGtggaaagagaaaagaggaacGTGTCTGTGGTCTTAATCCAAGGGTAGTCAGGAGAAAGAGTCATGATTAGGAAGAGATGAAAGAGTGCCAAAAGCTACAGAAGAAGAGAAGACAGAGTGGAGGTTGTGGTGGGTAAGAAAGACTCGCACAACAGAggctgtgtgtctcactgtgtgtctgtctgtctgtctgtctcactgtctgtctgtctgtctcactgtgtgtctgtctgtctgtctgtctgtctgtctgtctgtgtgtctcactgtgtgtctgtctgtctgtctgtctgtgtgtctcactgtgtgtctgtctgtctgtctgtctgtctgtctgtgtgtctcactgtgtgtctgtctgtctgtctgtgtgtctcactgtgtgtctgtctgtctgtctgtctgtctgtctgtctgtctgtctgtctcactgtgtgtctgtctgtctgtgtgtctcactgtgtgtctgtctgtctgtgtctcactgtgtgtctgtctgtctgtctgtctgtctgtgtgtctcactgtgtgtctgtgtgtctgtctgtctgtctgtctgtctcactgtgtgtctgtctgtctgtctgtgtgtctcactgtgtgtctgtctatctgtctgtctgtctgtctgtctgtctgtgtgtctcactgtgtgcctgtctgtctgtctgtctgtctgtctgtgtatctgtgtgcctcactgtgtgtctgcctgtctgtgtgtctcactgtgtgtctgtgtctgtctgtgtgtctcactgtctgtctgtctgtctgtgtgtctgtgtgtctgtcagtctgtctgtctgtctgtctgtctgtgtatctgtgtgtctcactgtgtgtctgtctgtctgtctgtctgtctgtgtgtctgtctgtctgtctgtgtgtctcactgtgtgtctgtgtctgtctgtctgtctcactgtctgtctgtctgtctgtgtgtctcactgtgtgtctgtctgtctgtctgtgtgtctcactgtgtgtctgtctgtctgtctgtgtgtctcactgtgtgtgtgtctgtctgtctgtgtatctgtgtgtctcactgtgtgtctgtctgtctgtctgtgtatctgtgtgtctcactgtgtgtctgtctgtctgtctgtctgtctgtctgtgtatctgtgtgtctcactgtgtgtctgtctgtctgtctgtctgtgtatctgtgtgcctcactgtgtgtctgtctgtctgtgtgtctcactgtgtgtctgtgtctgtctgtctgtctgtctgtctgtctgtctgtgtgtctcactgtctgtctgtctgtgtgtctcactgtgtgtctgtctgtctgtctgtctgtctgtctgtgtgtctcactgtgtgtgtctgtctgtctgtctgtctgtctgtgtatgtcactgtgtgtctggctgtctgtctgtctgtctgtgtatctgtgtgtctctctgtgtgtctgtctgtctatgtgtgtgtctgtctgtctgtctgtctgtgtatctgtgtgtctttctgtctgtctgtgtatctgtgtgtctgtctgtctatgtgtgtgtgtctgtgtatctgtctgtctatttgtgtgtctgtctgtctatctgtgtgtctgtctgtgtgtctgtctgtctgtgtatctgtgtgtctctttgtgtgtctgtctgtctatgtgtgtgtctgtctgtctgtctgtctgtctgtctgtctgtgtatctgtgtgtgtctgtcggtctgtttttgtttatctgtatttcttcctgtctgtgtatctgtctgtcctttcatatgtctgtgtgtctgtctagactctctgtgtgactgtttgtgtgtctggtgtTATCTGACTCCAGGATGTGTGTCTAAAGGTGAAGCTCCTTTAATAGCTGTTTGGAGATGAGCATGACGAGGTCACCTGAGGACACCAAACTGATTGTAAGTGATGCTGAAGGTTCTGACCGTGTTCACAGTGCTTGTGCTGGTGGATAGTGAAGCTCTAGCAGGAATCCGGTCATTATCTCTGACAGAACGTCTGGTGTTTGAGGTGAAAGTgaagaaatgtagaaataacTGCAGAGATCATCATGAAAACCTCAGAGGtagtttaatttagtttattCTTTTCTATAAAAGGCACTCTCTACATTGAAAGTAATGTTTGCACAATTTCATtgcacaattattattttttatatttatatttttcaaacAGTTGACGTTCAGCGTTTAACATGATTTAACATGTTTAGCATGTAGCAGAACACACTCAATACCATAACAGAGCACAAAAGGCATGCTTTTAGTTTCCATgtctttaaatatgtttttttgtttgttttaaaatgtttgaacatttttaaaatctttatagcatcatcatcatcatcatcatcatgacaaACATTGAGTCCTTTTTGCTGCATTCACACTAGACTACTGAGAAGaagtagaaaaagaagaagaggaagaagaagaagaagaagaggaagaagaagaagaagaagaagaagaagaagaagaagaagaagagaggaagatCAGGAGAGCATGTCAGATGTAAAGCGCAGCAACCAGCACATGTGTGAAGGATTGAGATTGTGAGGTATTGCAAAGTCATGTGCCAATATTCGGTTTCCCGATGCATCATgatattcaacacacacacacacacacacacaccacacacacacacacacacacacacacacaccacacacacacacacacacacacacacacacacaaatatagtgtatttttacacacagaAGGCATGTTGTATGGAAGCATCACTGTTTAGTGAgataattataaacacagagagatttCCAGCCCAGAAACGTGTGAAGTGTGATTATGGAtgtgttaataaacagaacaggGATAAGAGTTCAGACGTGGAGATTTACAGTGCTAATGTAGCTAGCATGTAATAGACGCATATAACCAGCAGGTGAACACTcggaacattttgtttttggcCATTCGTTTACCAACTAAAAAGtgcatcatcattatcatcatcatcatcatgatcttcATCATCAGACCTGATCTGGTACATTATCTGACACTATGGCTTCAATTCCGCTTTTGTCAAAAATATGTGCAATGAATGGAGGTGTAGTTGGAGTTAATACAGTGTGCAGTGAGGTACAAAAGTCTGAGCTTTATTTTCAGGTTATTCACTCACAGTGTGGTGATAAACGAGTGACTTTAATCACCTCAAagcgtttttttcttcttacaccacatcatttatatttattaaagatgaaacttttttaaatcattttttatttactatatttattatgtaatattGCGGAGCATCAGATTctgtcagctctaaacactcgtcccctcagcggtctctctttattctctcagctctaaacactcgtcccctcagcagtctctctttattctctcagctctaaacactcgtcccctcagcagtctctctttattctctcagctctaaactctcgtcccctcagcggtctctattctctcagctctaaacacttgTAGCACATAAATgtagcacattaatataaacataaactacagtcagagctgttaaagagaattaatcaacaccttctgaccaatctgaGCTTGAGTCTAGAACtcagcagtgttgtggtgtAAAAGAAGCAAACAGAATTGAGATCAGTTCTCAAGCTCAGACTGTGTTCCTGACTGTGTGTATCGTCATGTAGGATGGACTCCAAGCCCTGAGATCTCATTGGTTATGAAAATgaacagtttgtgtgttttatagaaATTAAATGTCATGCAAATATGTCATTTGGTTAAAAACTGCAGAACTTCATTCTTCTGGTCAATCAGTACctttcagtgtttatacatTAGGCATGTGCTGATTATCAGTTATTTTATAGTAAGTTATTGATCCAAAGTCCAGAACATCCGACATGTTCACATTCTCTgggcctccacacacacagttacaatTATTCACTCAGAGCTACAGAACCACAGCCTTCCACAGCACATGAACATGAGAACCTGAAATGATTGACAATGATTGACATTGGAGATGTTGTGATCCCATGAAAGCTCCGCCCCTTCCTCCAAATCACATTAGTAATATTCTGGCTTGTGTTTCGTTCTTAAATCAACTTTCCTGTTGGAACTATGAGCTGAAAATCTAGCTCTAAAATCTTTTAATCTGAAATTATTTCAGTGACCGTAGTGGACCGAGCAGACAGATGTTTCAAACGTATGTAAAGtcgtgtttatttgtttttgtacgTGGCTAACAGTTCATACAAAATGACTCTTTAATATCACATCACCTCACCACTTGTTGCTGTCCTATGATCTTTCTGTAGTAGCATGCTGTGCGCTAACCAGCTAACCACAGTACTGAAGACTAGTTTATTAACAGAGTGGCGGCGATTTCTAAATCTGTGTACAATAAACTCATGAGTGAGCAGCAGGACACTGACACATGATGTGACACAGATGAGGTTCTGAGACCAGGACCTTCAACAATGTGACTAGTAAAGAAGATGCCAAAATGTAAGATATCCAGCGTTTAATACCATGAAAACACGAGTAACCGTCATAAAAAGTTACAGAATTACACAATTTCAGATTGTATATTGGCACATGCCTAATGTATATCATGGATTCTTTTCTGATgagttaaatatttttcttattttatctccatctgtatttttaatttttattagttatatatatcTTCAAGTCCTTTGTGTTAGGAGCTCAGTATCAGCATTCAGTCTTCCAATAAACGTCACTTTGTATCGCTACAGTTCGCTTGTTGAAACTTTGTTAGGATCCTTTTTTAAACACTGGTTTAAATTTATTgggctgaatttttttttaaaatcaagttATCAGGACACAGTGAAAAGTTTcaacaacattaaaatgtgatGTTAGCATTTTCCCATCAGCGTAAATGAGAAACAAGGCACTTTAATTTTCAAAGAAGACGATTTCTTCCATCTAAACGTCCATTTCGACAGGACACTCTTCAAGTTTTTTTTGcatctcttcctttttttcttcctcttcttcttcttcttcttcttcttcttctttggtgTTTGTGGGCACCATCACGAACCCGTTCTGTGATTTTGGGCTCTCGACGAACAATGGCAGCTCCGACAGACTGGTGTTGACCTCCTTCTCCagctcttcctcctccatctctttcttctcctcacTGCCAGTTTTGCGTCCATCTCCTGGGATATTCTTCTTCAGGTCCTTGGTCTTGGTTCGTTTGGCCAGTTTGCTGACGGAGCCGAATCGGTTAAAGATGTTGTCGTTCAGTTTGCCATTGATGCTCTCTTGCGAGGACGTCTTTAAGTTGGTTGCCGCATCTAAGATGTTGAAGTTTACGGATCGTCGCTCGTTAGGATGAGATAAGATGTCAAGCGACTGAGCACGTTGGTCCAGTCCAAGTTGTCGACGCTCCATGTTACGAATCGTAGCAGCACGTTGCAGTTTATCGTGAACCTCCACACTAAGGCGACGTCTAGTTTCTCTGAATTCGGCCCGAACATTTGCTTTCCATTCAGCAGCATGAGCTTTGATCTCACCAACCTgagaagacagaaaaacactttGTAAACCTTAAAAGAAAGCTTTATGGACTTAGCCAAATGTCTCATTTCccttcatcttttatttacattctcaGGAGGATACTCAAGAAGGTGAAGAGGTTTTGGGATCGGTTTCCATCAGTATTTTTATATTGATCTGTAATGAGATGAAACTAAAGATTTTGGAACAAATGTTACACTGCTGTAAAATCCACACACTGCTGTGTACGAGGACTAACAGTGGACCTTCTTTATCAGACTGGGAACAATAACTGTCAGGATCATTAACACAAGAACTGTGATGACACCTAAtgaaactacaccaggttacgtatgtaacccggttccctgagaaagAAACCAGACGCTGCGTCAaggctgacgctatgggaatgcttctgtgaggaGGTTGTGTCTGAAGCCTTATCTGCAAACATGCCAATTTAATagctcgggaaggacacgtgacaAAGTGATAAcgtgccagtaagtccatataagggcatctacgtcacattactccagcttctacttgtctgaaggaagcacgAGGATGCCTGGGTCATGGCCAGCGACGCAGCGTCTCACTCCCTTCACTGGGTTACATACGGAacgccaatacccacgccgccacACACCGGCCGATGACTGTggcagaggccgtgagagagcacgagcagactggaaACAGACCATCAATGGCCCTGTgggacctgggaccctggagtggggtccaagtacaggttatagaacctgatgaaggtgtgcggagaggaccaacctgccgcagcacaaatatcatcaagggggacacccctggccaatgCACTGGACAAGGCAATATTcctagtggagtgagccctgatGCCGAGATGCAAGGCAAGACCTcacacctcataggcctgacctaatggcctccaccacccagtgcgccaggcgctgcccggaaaccggattacccttATTCTGGCcccaaaaaacagacaaaaagggtgGAGGAGTTACTCCATGAGCTAGAGTAgtggacataagtcctcaagGCCCTAACTGGTCAAAGCAAATGCAGCCCCTCCTGTTCCACAGACTCATGGGGCTTGCAAATCCCTCACTCTTTTGAGAGGCCAAGGCTAGGAGCAGAGccaacttcagggtcagaaacttctcagagaaTGACCCCacgggctcaaagggggcttccagcagcccctccaggaccacagagaggtcccgGGAAGGAGGGCGCGGTCTGCAGGAAGGCTTTAGCCACCAGACACCCcacagaaagcgagagaccagagggtgcctacccaaggaggccccgaGGACAGGCTCGTGGTTTGCAGTGATGGCGGCCACatacacctttaaagtagagGGGGACAGGCCCCAAGAAAaacaagactgcaggaactccagcactgtcaCGAGCGgacagtgaactggatcctgacacTGTTCATCGCACCAGAGGTGAAAAAGCCTCTACTTCAGAGCATATAGCCTCCTAGTTgggggagccctagcattcagtagagtctcagtcacctcagatgagaggcCTGCCTATAGGAACTGGTCCCCCTTGGGGGCCAGACCcgaagcttccacatctcggggcgggGGTATAGGATTGCCCCCTGCAACTGAGAGAGAAGATCCTCCCTGGTGGGAACCTCTCATTGAGTGCCGCTCAGGAGGGAGGCTAGGACTGTGAATCCACTCGAGAAGGCCAACGAGGGGCAACTTGGAGGTTGATCAGGTCGTGgtgcactctggctaggacttgcgggagcagagctaccggggggTAGGCGTACAGACAgagcctcggccacgtccacATCAATGCATCCAGTCCCAAAGGGGCCAGATGAGAGAGGGAAAGCCCACCACGTGGGGGTGGAGACATCATTCCCTGGGCTTCAGCACCTGCCtcaacaggaagtctgcctcccgatttacatGCCCTGGAATGAAAATCGCTCTCAGTGAAGGGAACcttggtctctgcccagagcagaatctgacGTGCCAACCTGAAAAGAAGGTGCAAACGCAGACCaccctgatgattgatataggGAACCACCGCAgcgctgtctgtctgtactaaGACATGGCAGTCCCTGAGGTGTGGAAGAAAGTGTTTCAATGCTAGAAACACAGCACTCTTCTCCAGgcagtttatgtgccatgagagatgGGGgcctcccatagaccctgggcaggACGGCCATCCAAGGCCGCTCCCCAGCCCGAaagtgggacccaaggccaggaaccggggtcttttccacataagtaGAGTACGAATGaggccgagcaccctctgtgcctcggtgACAGAGAGGCCTCAGCCTAGCCGAATAACTTTCACCActgacaagatggaagccaACTGagcgggagacagatgtgcccgcattgTGGTGAAGTCCCAAACTACCCCCAGAAAAGTGGATCTCtaagaaggagaaagcacacacttttctgggtttaacctgaggcctagagacctcatatgggcaagcaTCTTGATGACTGGCTGCCATAGCCTTCGACTGGGCCAGATAGCCCATAAGCGTCTCTTCAATCCAAGGCATTGCCCCATATCATGGGTTTTCAAGCCctgaatatatattataatgtatataataataataataataataataataataataataataataatatattattactatataatattatattattactataatggctgaatagtcagacatggcaggaaaaaaaataccctCTGAACAGCCGACACAGTCAGTggcgttcgaggagctcctcgaacgccACTGACTGTGTCGGCTGTTCAGAGATGGAAAAAGCCCCTCCCCACCCGCATTGAGGTCCTCAGAGCCCAACacggaaagcagcatgctcacTTCCGGGTCGGGAGAAATTGCAGAGCGAGCTCCCGAAACCGTAACCAAACGAACGGAGTCagaggagagggaaagagaaagggaaatacccgtctctttctctgtttccgTTAACTCAACCTGCGAAACCCATGATCGAAGCCGCAACGCTGCCTCGGCGGATGTGGGACCCGAACTACGAGGCACAGCCAAAGCTGAAAATATAGCCAGGCAGGATCGGAGAGTACACGGAGGGAATctctcacaatgcacgcagccggctccctcgagggccgaccgggcatgctcctctcccaaacaaacaatgcaaagaGAGTGCGTGTCCTCCCCCATTATAAAGCGGGGGGCACGGATGCACACATCTCTTAAAATGCTTAGATTGCCACATATTATTGTTTTCCTCGCCTAGCtttccctaaaatatatatattttttctctccctgcacTTGCCAGACACgacaaacaattgacacacatacacagagcgcttcctgaagacagagaagctggagtaatgtgacatagatgtccttatatggacttactggtgcGTAATCACTTCGTCACATGTCCTTCTCGAGCCATTAAATCGGCGTgtttgcacacagagcttcagacacaacttccatagcatcagccctgacgcagcgtcgagttccctcgaaagggaactctGGATTTCTGTATGAAGAGACTTACTCTTGTGAATCTACAGAGTGTATAATCATCGACCGTCCAAATTAAATAACTCTATTTCATCTCCTCACCgatttaatgaacattttgtaaaacatttttagattgtttcttcttttttcttccttttttagaaTTTTGATTCTGAAACAAATCCATACGTTAAAGACCAGTTATTCAATCAGGACAACAGTAATGATGCCTCTTCAGAGTAGGAAGTGTGAGTATGTGTCATATTGGACAAGATAAGATTCTAattagatttgattttattttggcCACAAACAGTATTTGAGAACTAATTGCAGGTCAGAGCAAACGTTTTGTCTGGGAAACGGAAGAATCATCACACTTTTTAGGAATTTAACCTATTAAATGTTGACCTGCGACCTTCTTTTCAACCAAAGTTATGTCCAGGAAGCAACAGGAAGTGTGAGACACCCAGGCAGGCCTTTATTACCctgtaaactgttataaacatctTACATTTGGGTAACagattttattaacttttatgAACATTCTGAGATGCATGATTTTGACCCAAACagaaagataaatataaatttcttACCTCCTCTTTGGTCTTTTTGGACAGGACTCGGAGCCAGTCTCCAATCATACTCAGTACAGCAGCAAAGTATGCCAGACCAACCAGGATCCAGAACCAAACCAGTGGCTTGTACCAGTTATAATATTCTTTTGCTCTGTTTCCTCCTGAAAAATCCATCAGTGCGATACGTTACTAAGACAACGAATGTAAGGACAAAAGGCTGATAATAGGAGGGACACATAACATAATGGATGAGAGAGACAATATCAGGTCCATTCAATATAAATAATGGTCTTCTAAGTAAGAAAGATCCACTGAATAAAATATCAGGTGTGTACATGTTAAATAATCTGTCCAATCTCATTATCACCACAGAGGATCTGATAGTTATGGGATTAGTTACACTGAAGACGTTTGGAAACATAAGTAAAGCAAAATCAATATCAGATGGAATGTCCCTCTGTCCTGACTGATGGCATCATAAAGTCCTGCAACACCTGATACATGCTCCATGATCCAGTAGAAATCATTCACATCCATCATGGTGTAAATTTATCACTaacttttattctgttcatGCTTTATCTCAAAGATACTAAAGTGGTTTTGACTTTTACACAAGAATTAAACATCCTTTTTTACCTCAGGACTCCATTTTAGGACCAATCCTAATCCTTTGATGTTTGTGTAATACAAAAAAGAAACTAGAGATGTAACAAGTGACAAGAAGTAATAATGATCAGAGGTGTGATATGGGGGTGTGTCTAAATGATAGGGGGGGTGTGTCTTAACGATTTggaggtgtgtctgtgtcttaATGATATGGAGGTGTGTCTAAATGATATGGAGGTGTGTCTAAATGATGTGGAGGTGTGTCTAAACGATATGGGGGTGTGTCTAAACAATATGGGGCTGTGTCTAAATGATATGGAGGTGTGTCTAAATGATATGGGGGTGTGTCTAAACAATATGGGGCTGTGTCTAAATGATATGGGGGTGTGTCTAAACAATATGGGGGTGTGTCTAAATGATATGGAGGTGTGTCTAAATTATATTGTGTCTCATAGTCTTCAGCCAATGAGAAGAATCTTCTTTTATCAATTTAACTGGTGAAATAAAGTGATTGTCCTGTAATACCTGCGACATAGTCCCCGATGCCAACAGTCGTTAgtgtaataacaacaaaataaattgcATCGAGTGCCGTCCATTCTTCAATTTCTTTGAAAATAACTGCAGGAATTGTGACGAAGACGATGCAGCCAGCAAGGATGAAGAGTAACGTCGAGCCCACCCGGATTTTCGTCTGgctgatttgattatttttgttctgGTGACAAAAAGAATAAAGTGTAGACATTAATGTGTAGTTCCTCtccctctgccccccccccttctcttttatctcttttcACCCACAGgtcatgaatatttaaatgaggAACTAGCTGTAACTTTAATAGTATATATATGAAACATCAGTCAGAACGTCAGCTCTGCATCTGGGTATAAAGTTTTTCCTGGACTGTACAGTAGGGTCCAGGACGAGGGAACAGGGTCCAGGATAAGGGCGGGATACTCCTGGTATACCTGAGGTCTATTTCGTACACAGTGAAAACACCACCTGTCCTTCACATGGGAAACGTTTTGTGTCTGAAGTAGAAGTACAGACATGTACAGTGAGGAATAAAACCTCATGTGAAACCAGTCACAATGTGACATCTAACGTATTTATAGACACTAAATTCATCGCTAATTGGTGCTGCTGAGGTTTAGAGTAACTCCACGCCTCTGATCctaacacacttaacacacttaACCCAAGACAATAAAGAACTAGAACAGAATGACTCAAACACTAGGAGGTGTGTAAAACTAATGCAGAAGTGTTTTCTCCCAGGTTTTATTAACAATCTGTCTGGAAAAATTAAAACTTATAAAGTAGAATAAACTAAAAGCTTTATCTAAGACTTAAGGGGTTAATAATagaagtgagacagacagagacagtgataGAGAGCGGGTGATGAACTGTGTAATAAATGTCATGCCGTCGTATAATTACTGACATCATGTGTGTGAAGGTGAAGCTCTGTCCTCATTAACCCTAATAATCAGCCGTTTCACAAATTATTACCCTGAACATCTTCTCCACTTTGGCGATGGTCTTTACAAAGATGGTTCCGAGCTGATCTCCGACTCCAGCCAGCAGGAAACCAAAGAGTGGGATGCCAAATATGGCGTACAAAATGCAGAAAGTTTTCCCTCCCTCTGTGCTGGGAGCGATG
Protein-coding regions in this window:
- the kcnk10a gene encoding potassium channel subfamily K member 10a, giving the protein MKFPAENQRKPSSSWSPPPVAVQTNLVPPKKVQPGMLQSSLVQASVATMQNPMGCSLPRLSVSRPTSMVASMEAQADGSALLSVMKWKTVLAVFVVVVLYLVAGGLAFRALEQPFERNQKDTITTEKAAFLQKHPCVTPEELEILIKHSIDAFSAGVSPIGDTTYNFSYWDLSSAFFFAGTVITTIGYGNIAPSTEGGKTFCILYAIFGIPLFGFLLAGVGDQLGTIFVKTIAKVEKMFRNKNNQISQTKIRVGSTLLFILAGCIVFVTIPAVIFKEIEEWTALDAIYFVVITLTTVGIGDYVAGGNRAKEYYNWYKPLVWFWILVGLAYFAAVLSMIGDWLRVLSKKTKEEVGEIKAHAAEWKANVRAEFRETRRRLSVEVHDKLQRAATIRNMERRQLGLDQRAQSLDILSHPNERRSVNFNILDAATNLKTSSQESINGKLNDNIFNRFGSVSKLAKRTKTKDLKKNIPGDGRKTGSEEKKEMEEEELEKEVNTSLSELPLFVESPKSQNGFVMVPTNTKEEEEEEEEEEEEKKEEMQKKLEECPVEMDV